In Salvelinus sp. IW2-2015 unplaced genomic scaffold, ASM291031v2 Un_scaffold2551, whole genome shotgun sequence, a genomic segment contains:
- the LOC112074257 gene encoding OX-2 membrane glycoprotein-like isoform X2 — MSPALFNSLFILVMFLPHGLSQLVRTQQVVTATLGEDAVLTCELMKPKDVRQVTWQKETTGANENVATYSKRGPDVNVRFKGKVEFEDEGLQNCSIIIRGVSRGDESCYKCLFNTFPDGAINGTTCLQVNELYGPSLLITQTNNSHITLSCSATGRPVPIVTWDDMIIEHSTIVDVTHPNGTVTVTTTVTVVVSSLTDKEVRCVASMSFSDVTKNASMVIPASITGQSQVSDDDRISGAVIGAVMGSVMGSMCLIAVFCVIWQKRRKDTSSRKPPVPDPEISRTPLKTPPTSKQSYSSTSSPNSSTTKRRMTNSSPSQISSEKHRIQPAQKAVKK; from the exons ATGTCTCCTGCACTCTTCAACTCTCTGTTTATTCTGGTGATGTTCCTCCCTCATG GGCTCTCTCAGCTGGTGAGAACACAGCAGGTTGTCACAGCAACCCTGGGAGAAGATGCTGTATTAACCTGTGAGCTCATGAAACCCAAAGACGTGCGTCAAGTCACCTGGCAGAAAGAGACAACTGGGGCGAATGAGAATGTGGCCACTTACAGCAAACGAGGTCCCGATGTCAACGTACGTTTTAAGGGGAAAGTGGAGTTTGAAGACGAGGGACTGCAGAACTGCTCTATCATCATCAGAGGAGTGTCAAGAGGAGACGAGTCCTGCTACAAGTGTCTGTTTAACACCTTTCCAGATGGAGCTATCAACGGAACGACCTGCCTCCAAGTAAATG AGCTGTATGGACCCTCACTCCTCATCACACAAACCAACAACAGTCACATCACTCTGTCCTGTTCTGCTACTGGACGACCTGTTCCTATAGTAACCTGGGATGACATGATAATAGAACATTCAACCATTGTTGATGTCACCCATCCCAATGGAACTGTCACTGTGACAACTACTGTAACAGTGGTAGTGTCCAGTCTAACTGACAAAGAAGTTAGGTGTGTTGCTTCTATGTCCTTCAGTGATGTCACCAAGAATGCTTCCATGGTGATTCCAGCTTCAATTACTG GCCAATCTCAGGTCTCTGATGATGACAGGATCAGTG GTGCAGTGATTGGTGCAGTGATGGGTTCAGTGATGGGTTCAATGTGTCTCATTGCTGTATTCTGTGTAATATGGCAAAAGAGGAGAAAAGACACCTCATCCAG AAAACCCCCAGTTCCTGACCCTGAAATCAGCAGAACTCCCTTAAAGACACCACCTACATCCAAACA gTCATACTCGTCAACCAGCTCACCAAACAGCTCAACAACCAAGCGTAGGATGACTAA CTCCAGTCCGTCACAAAT CTCGTCTGAGAAACACAGGATACAACCAGCTCAGAAGGCTGTAAAGAAGTAG
- the LOC112074257 gene encoding OX-2 membrane glycoprotein-like isoform X1, which translates to MSPALFNSLFILVMFLPHGLSQLVRTQQVVTATLGEDAVLTCELMKPKDVRQVTWQKETTGANENVATYSKRGPDVNVRFKGKVEFEDEGLQNCSIIIRGVSRGDESCYKCLFNTFPDGAINGTTCLQVNELYGPSLLITQTNNSHITLSCSATGRPVPIVTWDDMIIEHSTIVDVTHPNGTVTVTTTVTVVVSSLTDKEVRCVASMSFSDVTKNASMVIPASITGQSQVSDDDRISGAVIGAVMGSVMGSMCLIAVFCVIWQKRRKDTSSRKPPVPDPEISRTPLKTPPTSKHVTPSSSPSQMSYSSTSSPNSSTTKRRMTNSSPSQISSEKHRIQPAQKAVKK; encoded by the exons ATGTCTCCTGCACTCTTCAACTCTCTGTTTATTCTGGTGATGTTCCTCCCTCATG GGCTCTCTCAGCTGGTGAGAACACAGCAGGTTGTCACAGCAACCCTGGGAGAAGATGCTGTATTAACCTGTGAGCTCATGAAACCCAAAGACGTGCGTCAAGTCACCTGGCAGAAAGAGACAACTGGGGCGAATGAGAATGTGGCCACTTACAGCAAACGAGGTCCCGATGTCAACGTACGTTTTAAGGGGAAAGTGGAGTTTGAAGACGAGGGACTGCAGAACTGCTCTATCATCATCAGAGGAGTGTCAAGAGGAGACGAGTCCTGCTACAAGTGTCTGTTTAACACCTTTCCAGATGGAGCTATCAACGGAACGACCTGCCTCCAAGTAAATG AGCTGTATGGACCCTCACTCCTCATCACACAAACCAACAACAGTCACATCACTCTGTCCTGTTCTGCTACTGGACGACCTGTTCCTATAGTAACCTGGGATGACATGATAATAGAACATTCAACCATTGTTGATGTCACCCATCCCAATGGAACTGTCACTGTGACAACTACTGTAACAGTGGTAGTGTCCAGTCTAACTGACAAAGAAGTTAGGTGTGTTGCTTCTATGTCCTTCAGTGATGTCACCAAGAATGCTTCCATGGTGATTCCAGCTTCAATTACTG GCCAATCTCAGGTCTCTGATGATGACAGGATCAGTG GTGCAGTGATTGGTGCAGTGATGGGTTCAGTGATGGGTTCAATGTGTCTCATTGCTGTATTCTGTGTAATATGGCAAAAGAGGAGAAAAGACACCTCATCCAG AAAACCCCCAGTTCCTGACCCTGAAATCAGCAGAACTCCCTTAAAGACACCACCTACATCCAAACA tgtcacaccatcctccagtccaTCACAAAT gTCATACTCGTCAACCAGCTCACCAAACAGCTCAACAACCAAGCGTAGGATGACTAA CTCCAGTCCGTCACAAAT CTCGTCTGAGAAACACAGGATACAACCAGCTCAGAAGGCTGTAAAGAAGTAG